The proteins below are encoded in one region of Clostridium estertheticum:
- a CDS encoding LysR family transcriptional regulator, whose protein sequence is MESNELRIFKAVAQEGSITKAAATLGYVQSNVTARIKQLESELKTQLFYRQRGMILTPTGEKLLVYAEKIIHLFDEANIALNDSVDPSGSLCIGANNTISSIQLPDILSQYHKAYPKVDLSLITSQSDELINKILHFQIDGAFVKSLSFSDNNIVKELVFEENLVLISSPEYNDLEAVCSNPFLMNSVGCPNRLLLENWLKLKGITKIRFMEFNNLNSIIEGVIADLGASFVPKSAIKEYEERGLLRSFPIPSKFSTTKTFFIRHKDSLKTSALSKFIKMIELETPYNAVM, encoded by the coding sequence ATGGAGAGTAACGAACTACGAATTTTCAAAGCCGTTGCACAGGAAGGTAGTATTACAAAGGCAGCGGCAACGCTTGGTTACGTCCAATCCAATGTTACCGCAAGAATAAAGCAATTAGAGTCTGAACTTAAAACTCAACTATTTTATAGGCAACGTGGCATGATATTAACGCCTACAGGTGAAAAGCTACTAGTTTATGCAGAAAAAATCATACACTTATTTGATGAGGCTAATATTGCGCTTAATGATTCCGTTGACCCATCCGGTAGTCTATGCATCGGAGCCAATAATACAATTTCTTCCATACAGCTTCCAGATATATTATCGCAGTACCATAAAGCTTATCCCAAAGTTGATTTGTCACTTATAACAAGCCAATCAGATGAGCTTATTAACAAGATTCTACATTTTCAAATAGATGGCGCCTTCGTAAAATCATTATCATTTAGTGACAATAATATTGTAAAAGAACTTGTATTCGAGGAAAATCTAGTACTTATTTCAAGCCCTGAGTACAATGATTTGGAAGCAGTATGTTCCAATCCATTTTTAATGAACAGTGTAGGATGTCCAAATAGATTACTACTTGAAAATTGGCTTAAATTAAAAGGTATTACTAAGATACGATTTATGGAATTCAACAATTTAAATTCCATTATTGAAGGGGTAATTGCAGACCTTGGAGCGTCTTTTGTTCCTAAATCTGCTATTAAAGAATACGAGGAGAGAGGTCTTCTTAGATCATTTCCAATACCTTCAAAATTTAGTACCACAAAAACTTTTTTTATAAGACATAAAGACTCACTAAAGACTAGTGCATTGTCAAAATTTATTAAAATGATTGAACTTGAAACCCCCTATAATGCAGTTATGTAG